A portion of the Nitrospira sp. genome contains these proteins:
- a CDS encoding cysteine rich repeat-containing protein, whose amino-acid sequence MFKRVEPRALRGPVLMAGLLWCALALLPAVGAAADPAAPASKPAGEQSPEQAAGGRENFNRMRAACAEDAKRHCKGVMPGGGRIIKCLRKHESELTSGCRAALPPVSTKP is encoded by the coding sequence ATGTTCAAACGAGTCGAACCGAGAGCACTCCGGGGCCCCGTGCTGATGGCGGGCTTGTTGTGGTGCGCGCTTGCACTCTTGCCCGCCGTGGGTGCGGCGGCGGATCCCGCCGCGCCTGCTTCCAAGCCAGCCGGTGAGCAGTCACCGGAGCAGGCGGCCGGCGGTCGCGAGAATTTCAATCGAATGAGAGCCGCCTGCGCAGAGGACGCCAAGCGCCACTGCAAAGGAGTCATGCCCGGCGGCGGGCGGATCATCAAGTGTCTGCGCAAGCATGAATCGGAACTGACGTCCGGCTGTCGCGCGGCGTTGCCGCCCGTGTCCACGAAGCCGTAG
- a CDS encoding cytochrome b N-terminal domain-containing protein, translating to MASRIYAWLDGRLNLQAVEHSLLNEPIPGGASWIYVFGSATLFLFVLQAVTGMFLAIYYAPTPDHAYDSVQFIENQVTFGWFVRGLHHWGASGMVMAVGLHMLQVFLYGAFKPPREMMWMVGVVLLLLVLGFAFTGYLLPWDQTAYWATQVGINMVGTVPLIGDFLVKVMRGGEQLGALTLSRFFAVHVLFLPAVIVTGIMLHLFILRRVGPAGPWDEKKAAAGSETFYPRQVFMDAVVMVGVFAALAALAYLVPFPLTDKANPSDTSFVPIPEWYFLFYYELLKYVHGPLEPFATWVLPALFVLVLLLWPFLDWQKTVRAPASRPVGMALGALFLLVVFSLLGVSLNNLYGVKKADPAVAHGQALYANFGCAGCHRIHGTGGAVGPDLSYVGDERPDRAWHLKHFHDPQSVSPGSIMPKFPLTEQELHDLTSYMLSLRKTA from the coding sequence ATGGCCTCCCGCATCTATGCCTGGCTGGACGGCCGGCTGAACTTACAGGCGGTTGAACATTCGCTCCTGAACGAACCGATTCCGGGCGGAGCCAGCTGGATCTACGTCTTCGGCTCGGCCACGCTGTTTCTGTTCGTCCTGCAAGCCGTCACCGGGATGTTTCTCGCGATCTACTATGCCCCGACGCCCGACCATGCCTATGACAGCGTGCAGTTCATCGAGAATCAGGTGACCTTCGGCTGGTTCGTCCGGGGACTGCATCACTGGGGCGCATCCGGTATGGTGATGGCGGTCGGTCTCCACATGCTCCAAGTGTTCCTCTACGGAGCGTTCAAGCCTCCCCGAGAAATGATGTGGATGGTCGGCGTGGTGCTGCTGCTCCTCGTGCTGGGGTTCGCCTTTACCGGCTACCTGCTTCCCTGGGACCAGACCGCCTATTGGGCGACGCAAGTAGGCATCAATATGGTCGGCACGGTTCCCCTGATCGGGGATTTTCTCGTGAAGGTCATGCGCGGCGGAGAGCAGTTGGGGGCCCTGACACTCTCGAGATTCTTCGCCGTTCACGTGTTGTTTCTGCCGGCCGTCATCGTGACCGGCATCATGCTGCACCTGTTCATTCTCAGACGAGTCGGTCCTGCCGGTCCCTGGGACGAGAAGAAGGCCGCCGCGGGCAGCGAGACGTTTTATCCCAGGCAGGTCTTCATGGATGCGGTGGTGATGGTGGGGGTCTTCGCCGCGCTGGCAGCCTTGGCGTACCTGGTTCCGTTTCCCCTGACCGACAAAGCCAACCCGTCGGATACGAGCTTCGTCCCGATCCCTGAATGGTATTTCCTCTTCTATTATGAACTGCTGAAGTATGTGCACGGACCGTTGGAGCCGTTTGCCACGTGGGTCTTGCCCGCCCTGTTCGTACTCGTTCTTCTGCTCTGGCCGTTTCTGGATTGGCAAAAGACCGTGCGGGCTCCGGCGTCACGACCGGTCGGCATGGCGCTCGGCGCCCTGTTTTTGCTGGTGGTCTTTTCGCTCCTCGGGGTGTCGCTGAACAATCTCTATGGAGTCAAGAAGGCCGATCCGGCGGTTGCGCACGGTCAAGCCCTGTATGCGAACTTCGGCTGCGCCGGATGTCACCGAATTCATGGAACAGGCGGAGCCGTCGGCCCCGACCTGTCGTACGTCGGCGACGAGCGTCCTGACCGAGCATGGCACCTGAAACACTTCCACGATCCGCAATCCGTATCGCCGGGATCGATCATGCCGAAGTTCCCGCTCACGGAACAGGAGCTCCACGATCTCACCAGTTACATGCTGAGTCTCAGGAAGACGGCGTAG
- a CDS encoding cytochrome c — protein MKRARSVAILSVCVVSALLLSPVRPVDAAGDASKGKPLYEKHCMVCHGPQGKGDGPTGTLIKPPAANFTGEASKKKTEAELLGTMESGKPGTAMGPWKGLLSPSDLRDVLAYVMALRK, from the coding sequence ATGAAACGAGCGCGCTCTGTCGCGATCCTGTCCGTGTGCGTGGTGTCGGCTCTGCTGTTGTCGCCTGTGCGGCCGGTCGATGCGGCTGGAGACGCATCGAAGGGAAAACCCCTCTACGAGAAGCATTGCATGGTCTGCCATGGGCCGCAGGGCAAGGGTGACGGACCGACGGGCACCTTGATCAAGCCGCCTGCCGCAAACTTTACCGGCGAGGCCAGTAAGAAAAAGACCGAGGCCGAGTTGCTGGGAACGATGGAGAGCGGAAAGCCGGGCACCGCAATGGGGCCATGGAAGGGCCTGTTGTCCCCATCCGATTTGAGGGACGTGCTCGCGTACGTGATGGCTCTGCGAAAGTAG